The following are from one region of the Chloroflexota bacterium genome:
- a CDS encoding Hsp20/alpha crystallin family protein, translating to MRYRRLGYRYAIVMAARRPRPLADAWQPHTASVSMGQPAWRPPCDIIETSTELIVLAELAGVDHEELDVLLFEDALIVEGERRLPPMHAAGVYHAAEIRQGQLRLELPLPSTIDPDLVEARYERGLLELRLPKRSVPLRPTPIPVSRPVDATAARPASQGPQHQGSDRQPERDDNGS from the coding sequence ATGCGCTACCGCCGTCTGGGCTATCGCTACGCGATCGTTATGGCGGCCAGACGCCCACGGCCGCTTGCAGACGCCTGGCAGCCTCATACTGCGAGCGTCAGTATGGGCCAGCCGGCCTGGCGGCCCCCGTGCGACATCATCGAGACGTCCACCGAGCTGATCGTGCTGGCCGAACTGGCCGGTGTCGATCATGAGGAACTGGACGTGCTCCTCTTCGAGGACGCCCTGATCGTGGAAGGCGAGCGCCGTTTGCCGCCCATGCACGCCGCCGGGGTCTACCACGCCGCCGAGATTCGCCAGGGCCAGCTACGGCTGGAACTGCCCCTGCCCAGCACCATTGACCCTGACCTCGTGGAGGCCCGCTACGAGCGCGGCCTCCTCGAACTGCGGCTGCCTAAGCGGAGCGTCCCGCTGCGCCCAACGCCCATCCCCGTCAGCCGGCCCGTCGATGCGACCGCTGCCCGGCCGGCAAGCCAGGGACCACAGCACCAGGGATCAGACCGCCAGCCAGAGAGAGACGACAATGGATCCTGA